A stretch of Aureispira sp. CCB-E DNA encodes these proteins:
- a CDS encoding RNA polymerase sigma factor: protein MFFKTNYQQLKDEALMQRIVKGQSKAFDELYHRYYEKMYYYFFRMLGQNAAKAQDFVQDMFVKLIEQPEAFDSNRKFSTWIYTIASNMCKNEYRRKSNRFSNLDDCETIPSRGQTIPLQLDQKIFNKHLELAIEQLKPKHKICFILRYQEELSIQQISQVLDCPEGTVKSRLHHALKQLSKQLAIFNPQAHQNKEAL, encoded by the coding sequence ATGTTCTTTAAAACCAATTATCAACAGTTAAAAGACGAGGCATTGATGCAGCGAATTGTGAAAGGGCAATCAAAGGCTTTTGATGAACTGTACCATCGTTATTATGAAAAAATGTACTATTACTTTTTTCGGATGCTAGGACAGAATGCTGCCAAAGCGCAAGATTTTGTTCAAGACATGTTTGTTAAATTAATCGAACAACCTGAAGCCTTTGACTCTAATCGAAAGTTTTCTACTTGGATTTATACAATTGCTTCAAACATGTGCAAAAACGAATACCGCCGAAAAAGCAACCGTTTCTCTAATTTAGACGATTGTGAAACCATTCCTAGTCGAGGACAAACCATCCCTCTGCAATTGGATCAAAAAATCTTTAACAAACACCTAGAATTGGCCATTGAGCAATTAAAACCCAAGCACAAAATCTGTTTCATTTTACGTTATCAAGAAGAACTAAGTATTCAGCAGATTAGCCAAGTTTTAGACTGTCCTGAAGGAACCGTAAAATCTAGATTACACCATGCCCTAAAACAACTGTCCAAACAATTAGCTATTTTTAATCCCCAAGCACATCAAAACAAAGAAGCTTTATGA
- a CDS encoding LacI family DNA-binding transcriptional regulator, which translates to MKKKVALIDIAQALGVSRTLVSMVLNGQGDQHGISPITQEKVKAKAKELNYKPNSIARGLRTGKSNTIGLIVTDISNSFYATIARRIEENLRKLGYHLIFCSSDERPEREEELIQMLRGRQVDGLILATTFQESTVLEEMQKEEYPFVLIDREVPQLNTHAIVVDNYNSSKRAIEHLLASNHQEIGLLTISPAHLSTIKDREQGYKDALVAANIPIQTANICEIAFDDIEHQVALSLKKMLHKTNPITAIYAINNRIGKACLEHLNQVGIKVPEDIALLCYDDIDVFKFCGVTAVAQPIEKMGDEAVRVLLQQINSSTTTSLKPQKVILPASLVLRKSCKSFSASS; encoded by the coding sequence ATGAAAAAGAAAGTTGCTCTTATTGATATAGCCCAAGCATTAGGTGTATCTAGGACATTGGTTTCTATGGTTCTGAATGGACAAGGAGACCAACATGGAATTAGTCCTATAACACAAGAAAAGGTAAAAGCAAAAGCAAAAGAACTGAATTACAAGCCCAATTCTATTGCTAGAGGCTTGCGAACAGGAAAATCAAATACGATAGGATTGATCGTAACCGATATTTCGAATAGTTTTTATGCTACTATAGCGCGTAGAATTGAAGAGAACTTGAGAAAATTAGGATATCATTTAATTTTCTGTAGTTCGGATGAACGCCCCGAACGAGAAGAAGAGTTGATTCAAATGCTGCGTGGTCGGCAAGTAGATGGATTGATTTTGGCAACAACTTTTCAAGAAAGTACTGTGTTGGAGGAAATGCAGAAAGAAGAATATCCTTTTGTATTGATAGATCGAGAAGTTCCCCAATTAAATACGCATGCCATTGTTGTAGATAACTACAACAGTTCAAAGAGAGCTATAGAGCATCTATTGGCTTCCAATCATCAAGAAATAGGTTTGTTGACTATTTCGCCAGCTCATTTAAGTACTATCAAAGACCGTGAACAGGGATATAAAGATGCTTTGGTTGCGGCAAATATTCCTATCCAGACAGCCAATATTTGTGAGATCGCTTTTGATGATATTGAACATCAAGTGGCACTTTCGCTCAAAAAAATGCTGCATAAGACAAACCCAATTACAGCAATTTATGCAATTAACAATCGAATTGGAAAAGCTTGTCTTGAGCATTTGAATCAGGTCGGCATAAAAGTTCCTGAAGATATTGCTCTATTGTGCTATGATGATATAGATGTATTCAAGTTTTGTGGTGTAACAGCCGTTGCTCAACCGATTGAAAAAATGGGCGATGAGGCTGTTCGAGTATTGTTACAACAAATTAACTCATCAACTACTACTTCTTTAAAACCTCAGAAAGTTATTTTGCCCGCTTCTTTGGTATTGCGCAAATCCTGCAAGAGCTTTTCTGCTTCCTCTTAA
- a CDS encoding TonB-dependent receptor domain-containing protein, whose translation MCTQENHNHFVLLFLALLLSSAGIQAQQKQFFSLKGQLINSDKDPIEVGNVLVLNLIDSSLIKGTYILDGTFELEGLSTPNFLVKLTALGYTDTIFNVQTDLKEGLLDLGILSLSYDNNLTMITVESTVPTFKSERGKVIVNVEKSMLSNSGTALDVLHRSPKIIVNSKDEVQVFGKGAPILLLDGQPVTVQELKTIPSTEIKEVEIIKNPSARYDAAGRAVINIITRRQNIEGYNGRALVRLTQARFFGAFGNLSFNYKKKKWSVGLSYAFNYDKDWDANNYIRTYPTNGKDTMRMLNNIESIRTIPQGHYYRFKLGYRPDSISILGLQYRGSFGLHNSTINNDNQITLNHHPFNTIAAITTGSSSSMNNSVNLNYTRDLDTLDSEIFIASQYSNYTRNGLDKINQQQQMPLDTQYNAYQNGSNSNIHIFNGQIDFTKGFKNQIRLESGIKNAFIMNNSTISFLEQNSRGEWVRDSSFSNGYRYNENILGIYSQINWENEKWFVEAGIRAEWTTLQGFSKIEERPILGRNYWHAFPTASLSYNILEDLTTSISYTTSIQRPSFGDLNPFVDFIDQYSTETGNPNLIPAYTHSAEWALTYMEMASLEFEFARTFHHMDIFIDKVGNNFNIITKNYDKVDQINVSLNLPYENKWWTTYNALGFSYTTLQYDKGNDLLNYSRPMFYIYSYNAFRIPKVFNLEITFQYVSGGAEGYFSFNPFYELGASIERKFLDDKLSIRLSFSDILYSYRESGRSLVSNFNINYHNRYSTRYARLAISYNFGKLKAQGLKDRSVNRSEIGRIK comes from the coding sequence ATGTGCACACAAGAAAACCATAACCATTTTGTACTCCTATTCTTGGCACTGCTTCTTAGCAGTGCTGGGATACAGGCACAACAAAAACAATTTTTTAGCCTCAAAGGACAGTTGATTAATTCTGACAAAGATCCTATTGAAGTAGGCAATGTTCTTGTCCTCAATTTAATAGATTCTTCTTTGATAAAGGGAACCTATATTTTAGATGGCACCTTTGAACTAGAAGGGCTTTCTACTCCCAATTTCTTGGTAAAACTAACCGCATTAGGGTACACAGATACGATTTTCAATGTCCAAACTGACCTTAAAGAAGGTCTATTGGATTTAGGAATTTTGTCACTTAGTTATGATAATAACTTAACTATGATAACGGTAGAATCTACCGTTCCAACCTTTAAGTCTGAGCGAGGAAAAGTAATTGTCAATGTAGAAAAATCTATGTTGAGCAATAGTGGGACTGCCCTTGACGTTTTGCATCGTTCTCCCAAAATAATTGTCAATTCTAAAGATGAAGTTCAAGTATTTGGCAAAGGAGCTCCTATCTTATTATTAGATGGGCAGCCCGTCACCGTTCAAGAACTCAAAACAATTCCTTCTACTGAAATCAAAGAAGTGGAAATCATCAAAAATCCATCGGCTCGTTACGATGCTGCTGGGCGGGCAGTTATTAATATTATTACTCGCCGACAAAACATAGAAGGTTACAACGGTAGAGCCTTGGTAAGGTTAACCCAAGCTCGTTTTTTCGGTGCTTTTGGCAATCTAAGTTTTAATTATAAAAAGAAAAAATGGTCTGTTGGACTTAGTTATGCGTTTAATTACGATAAAGACTGGGACGCTAATAATTACATCCGAACATATCCAACCAACGGAAAGGATACCATGCGCATGTTGAACAATATCGAAAGCATACGAACAATACCACAAGGACATTACTATCGTTTTAAATTAGGCTATAGACCTGACTCGATCAGTATCTTGGGGCTTCAGTATCGTGGCTCCTTTGGGCTGCACAACTCAACCATCAACAACGACAACCAAATCACATTGAACCATCATCCGTTTAATACGATTGCAGCGATTACAACGGGTTCGTCTAGTTCTATGAATAACTCTGTTAATCTTAACTATACTAGAGACTTAGATACTCTAGACAGTGAGATTTTCATAGCAAGTCAATATTCTAATTATACTCGCAATGGGTTGGACAAAATTAACCAGCAACAACAAATGCCTCTAGACACCCAATACAATGCTTATCAAAATGGTTCTAATAGCAATATTCATATTTTTAATGGGCAAATAGATTTCACAAAAGGGTTTAAGAATCAAATTAGGCTTGAATCTGGGATTAAAAATGCTTTTATTATGAATAATAGTACCATTAGTTTTTTAGAGCAAAATAGTAGAGGAGAATGGGTTAGGGATAGTAGTTTTAGCAATGGTTATCGTTATAATGAAAATATATTGGGCATTTATAGTCAGATAAATTGGGAAAATGAAAAATGGTTTGTAGAAGCGGGCATCCGTGCAGAATGGACAACCTTACAAGGTTTTTCTAAAATAGAAGAACGCCCAATCTTAGGTCGCAATTATTGGCATGCGTTTCCAACGGCTTCTCTTAGTTATAACATCTTAGAAGATTTGACAACCTCTATTAGTTACACCACTAGTATTCAGCGTCCTAGCTTTGGGGATTTAAATCCTTTTGTCGATTTTATTGATCAATACTCGACCGAGACAGGTAATCCTAACTTAATACCTGCTTATACTCATTCTGCTGAATGGGCATTGACTTATATGGAAATGGCGTCCTTAGAGTTTGAGTTTGCCCGTACGTTTCATCACATGGATATTTTTATTGACAAAGTGGGCAATAACTTTAATATTATTACCAAGAATTATGACAAAGTAGACCAAATCAATGTTTCGCTCAACCTACCTTATGAGAATAAATGGTGGACAACCTACAATGCATTGGGTTTTAGTTATACTACATTACAATATGACAAAGGAAATGATTTACTAAATTATAGCCGTCCCATGTTTTATATTTACAGTTATAATGCCTTTAGAATTCCTAAGGTATTCAATCTAGAAATTACTTTTCAATATGTCTCTGGTGGCGCAGAAGGTTATTTTAGTTTTAATCCTTTTTACGAATTAGGGGCTAGTATTGAACGCAAATTTTTAGACGACAAGTTATCCATTCGACTATCTTTTAGCGATATATTATATTCTTACAGGGAGAGTGGTCGGTCTTTGGTCAGTAATTTTAACATCAATTATCACAACCGTTATAGTACGCGTTATGCTCGTTTGGCGATAAGTTATAATTTTGGAAAATTGAAAGCTCAAGGTCTAAAAGATCGTTCTGTTAACCGTTCTGAAATAGGGCGAATTAAATAA
- a CDS encoding SUMF1/EgtB/PvdO family nonheme iron enzyme: MKTFNCFFILCFLYSIVTLAKPPQKIYSITRQNLSAEYYFKQINLWKQEIEKNQHNHDAWFNYFMAHQVLLEKGSISTTDLQAINEALQKALPASFEANFAQYVVQKDIQFLLKAFDLAPHRYETYPDLIQYYKISFQDEKVTDLCQKWLASGEYSSGLLHWNYNVLVGLSKNAILLTEGDNYTHPLWLLQHGKGLRQDIHVLNLELLTQPDYRKTIFEQLEIPMLISNEKPAIVRHLSQVHLNYPLYLGISISKGLIKNYEEELYIVGLAFKHSPKAFDNISTLVDNYEQHFLLDYLTTPLYYDISQDIVHQTNVNYLPAFLILHDYYQENNEWDKANQIKSLSLKIADAAQKGDDLRAYLDNNFQSGKSKTMIEISHKDIEENFEPLDYNLNLYAGVTEVTNEVYELFLTDLLKRKEFDQLQAHKIYKTDWRSYLPTKFQNLPEERLYLHGSPDDPDAPIQNISYESATAFCDWLTAIYNNIEHKKKKFKRVRFRLPTEEEWMLAASTLSPNADTTVVFKEYQYSWGGQFVKNAQGCFLANFNTSNSTAKDPKDQGSPALDGAFFSLVADAYFPNNYGLFNTIGNVAEMVQEKGIAKGGSWYHAPEVSTIHHVQTYTEPQPYIGFRVFMEVLEEGTQDKIRKGMMGPPNTLHLKGNLYMDESEITNISWLEYQYWMKQNEIDKYETTQLDTTVWISLGSQYASFQKFYHTHRAYADFPVVGVSHQQAIDYCQWRSKVVNEMLALNPSSQKKFGKILYRLPTQKEWEYAASGGLDKKDFPYGYNTLTTPKGGKKVYLSWSNSEHSKDSTATANAYSFTPNGKGYYNMIGNVAEMIQEKGVAKGGSWIHTPNQSKISNQLSYDVPSPWLGFRCICEIGL; this comes from the coding sequence ATGAAAACCTTCAACTGCTTTTTTATACTTTGTTTTTTATATTCTATCGTCACCCTTGCTAAGCCGCCACAAAAAATTTATAGCATCACACGTCAAAACTTATCGGCAGAATACTACTTCAAACAAATTAATCTTTGGAAGCAAGAAATAGAAAAGAATCAACATAACCACGATGCTTGGTTCAATTATTTTATGGCCCATCAAGTACTCTTAGAAAAAGGAAGTATAAGTACAACAGACTTACAAGCAATAAACGAAGCGCTACAAAAAGCTTTGCCTGCATCTTTTGAAGCCAACTTTGCCCAATACGTCGTCCAAAAAGACATTCAGTTCTTACTCAAAGCTTTTGATTTGGCTCCTCACCGTTATGAAACATATCCTGATTTAATTCAATATTATAAAATCAGCTTCCAAGATGAAAAAGTTACTGATTTATGCCAAAAGTGGCTTGCTTCTGGCGAGTACTCTAGTGGTTTGCTGCATTGGAACTACAATGTTTTAGTAGGTTTGTCTAAAAATGCTATTTTACTAACAGAAGGCGACAACTATACGCACCCTTTATGGCTTTTGCAACATGGCAAAGGACTACGTCAAGACATACACGTTTTAAACTTAGAGTTACTAACTCAACCTGATTATAGGAAGACTATTTTTGAGCAGTTAGAGATTCCTATGCTTATTTCTAACGAAAAACCTGCTATTGTTCGGCATTTATCACAAGTTCATTTGAATTACCCATTGTACCTTGGCATTAGCATTTCCAAAGGTTTGATCAAAAACTATGAAGAAGAACTCTATATTGTTGGCTTGGCTTTTAAACATAGCCCCAAGGCTTTTGACAATATTAGCACCTTAGTTGATAATTATGAGCAGCATTTCTTATTAGATTATTTAACAACTCCCCTTTACTACGACATTAGTCAAGACATTGTTCATCAAACGAATGTAAACTACCTTCCTGCATTTTTAATTTTGCACGATTATTATCAAGAGAATAATGAGTGGGACAAAGCCAACCAAATTAAAAGCTTAAGTTTAAAAATAGCGGATGCAGCACAAAAGGGAGACGACTTAAGAGCTTATTTGGACAACAACTTTCAATCTGGAAAATCAAAAACCATGATTGAGATTTCTCATAAAGACATTGAAGAGAACTTCGAACCCTTGGATTACAATTTAAACCTATATGCAGGGGTTACAGAGGTTACCAATGAAGTGTATGAATTATTCTTAACAGATTTGTTAAAGCGTAAGGAGTTTGATCAATTACAAGCTCATAAAATATACAAGACAGACTGGCGTAGTTACTTGCCAACAAAATTTCAAAATCTCCCCGAAGAACGCTTGTACCTACATGGTTCTCCAGATGATCCTGATGCTCCCATTCAGAATATTAGTTACGAATCGGCAACTGCATTTTGTGACTGGTTAACGGCTATTTATAATAATATCGAGCATAAAAAAAAGAAATTTAAACGGGTTCGTTTTAGACTACCAACGGAAGAAGAATGGATGTTAGCAGCCTCTACTCTTAGCCCTAATGCAGATACTACTGTCGTGTTTAAGGAATACCAATACTCTTGGGGAGGTCAATTTGTAAAAAATGCCCAAGGTTGTTTCTTGGCTAATTTTAATACCAGCAATTCAACAGCAAAAGATCCTAAAGACCAAGGAAGCCCTGCCTTGGATGGTGCCTTTTTTAGCTTGGTGGCTGATGCCTATTTCCCCAACAATTATGGCTTGTTTAATACCATTGGTAATGTTGCCGAAATGGTTCAAGAAAAAGGAATCGCCAAAGGGGGTAGTTGGTATCATGCTCCAGAAGTTTCTACCATACATCATGTGCAAACTTATACCGAACCTCAACCTTATATTGGGTTTCGAGTTTTTATGGAGGTATTAGAAGAAGGAACTCAAGATAAGATTCGTAAAGGTATGATGGGTCCTCCCAACACCCTGCACCTTAAGGGCAACTTGTATATGGATGAGAGTGAAATCACCAATATTTCTTGGTTAGAGTACCAATATTGGATGAAGCAAAATGAAATTGACAAATATGAAACGACTCAATTAGACACAACGGTATGGATCAGTTTGGGTAGTCAGTATGCTTCCTTTCAGAAATTTTATCATACACATAGAGCTTATGCTGATTTTCCAGTTGTCGGAGTTAGCCATCAACAGGCTATTGACTATTGTCAATGGCGTTCTAAGGTAGTCAATGAAATGTTGGCGTTGAATCCTAGCAGTCAAAAGAAGTTTGGAAAAATTTTGTATCGCCTACCTACTCAAAAAGAATGGGAATATGCCGCAAGTGGAGGGTTAGACAAAAAAGATTTTCCTTATGGTTATAACACGTTAACAACTCCCAAAGGAGGTAAAAAAGTTTATCTAAGCTGGTCAAATTCAGAACATAGCAAAGACTCAACGGCTACCGCTAACGCTTATAGTTTTACTCCTAATGGAAAAGGTTATTATAATATGATTGGTAATGTTGCCGAAATGATTCAAGAAAAGGGAGTCGCCAAGGGAGGTAGTTGGATTCATACCCCCAATCAAAGTAAGATTAGCAATCAATTATCTTATGATGTGCCTAGTCCTTGGTTGGGTTTTAGATGCATTTGCGAAATTGGCTTGTAA
- a CDS encoding T9SS type A sorting domain-containing protein, with the protein MNSFKVRISLCLWGCLILSMLSLNAQTISTYQLPPPQQLTPLFIGPITGSGIYYGATPTTVDPNKPVIVYVHGFIDLNNVWFLPGNDIYEDTYNAHQNCAFVAMTRGQGMWQNGQLLAQMLDDITRHFGVNDVVIVAHSNGGKASEVAMITHNRRHKVERVITLGTPFYGTELANLAEMPGFNWIVDLIGLGGGTSTSTTYYMGGYARPILDWHWRNQPGKFINLGTWGYDNGSSLLRPVMITSGNLLNWMGSGSSVGGNDGVTPYWSSARRRGRPQWTPGHGNPLSRFDHLDVALSSAVWNTIEPLFMAPLSSLREDVTQTNSAESVNATISSRLQFVDSEDENRSFTVEKGIKDLAMIILHHSASDQFTLQQILPNGKLIPVAIDINDIRTTSDLMEGVSSYIPLDQLPVGQYKISSQNKFVALINHRKGVELEYNNCHQFAFDNRPSFEVKLNHADQYDLSQLSLKAIITYKHHLDGSPLKKEVTTLEAFQSTGEGVYTLRPTKLLENGVYNIVIQAQHPDFQKSLVTGFVVNIKKSIPAKKTSTTLSALSIYPNPAKDFIQVAFENSQEAQLNIYDINGRVVHQYNCTAIGQQQIQFDLNELKLSQGTYFLEVQMGEEKMTEIFVKM; encoded by the coding sequence ATGAACTCCTTCAAGGTCAGAATATCCCTATGCTTATGGGGATGCTTAATTTTGAGTATGCTCTCTCTCAACGCACAAACTATTTCAACGTATCAGTTGCCACCACCTCAGCAGTTAACACCTTTGTTTATTGGACCTATTACAGGGAGTGGTATTTATTATGGTGCCACGCCCACTACGGTAGACCCCAACAAGCCTGTGATTGTCTATGTACATGGTTTTATAGATTTGAACAATGTTTGGTTTCTTCCTGGTAATGATATTTATGAAGATACTTATAATGCTCATCAAAATTGCGCTTTTGTTGCCATGACAAGAGGGCAAGGTATGTGGCAGAACGGACAACTTTTAGCACAAATGTTGGATGATATCACCCGACATTTTGGTGTTAATGATGTTGTCATTGTTGCGCATAGCAATGGAGGGAAAGCTTCAGAAGTTGCCATGATTACCCATAACCGTCGTCATAAAGTAGAACGCGTTATTACCTTAGGAACGCCTTTTTATGGCACAGAGTTAGCAAACTTAGCTGAAATGCCTGGCTTTAATTGGATCGTAGATTTAATTGGCTTGGGAGGAGGAACATCGACCTCTACTACTTACTATATGGGAGGTTATGCCCGCCCGATTTTAGACTGGCATTGGCGCAATCAACCTGGTAAATTCATCAACTTAGGCACTTGGGGATACGATAATGGCTCTAGCTTATTAAGGCCTGTCATGATTACTAGTGGTAACTTATTAAACTGGATGGGATCGGGTTCTTCTGTTGGTGGCAACGATGGCGTTACGCCGTATTGGAGTTCGGCACGTCGCAGAGGTCGCCCTCAATGGACACCAGGACATGGTAATCCTCTATCTAGATTTGACCACCTTGATGTGGCGCTTTCTAGTGCTGTTTGGAATACCATCGAACCTTTATTCATGGCACCACTTTCTTCTTTACGAGAGGATGTGACTCAAACCAATAGTGCAGAATCCGTTAATGCCACTATTTCTAGTCGTTTGCAATTTGTAGACTCTGAAGATGAGAACCGCTCGTTTACGGTAGAAAAAGGAATTAAAGATTTGGCAATGATTATTTTGCATCATTCTGCTAGTGATCAATTTACATTACAACAAATTCTTCCAAATGGCAAGCTAATTCCTGTAGCTATTGATATTAACGACATTCGCACAACATCTGATTTGATGGAAGGGGTATCAAGTTATATTCCTTTAGATCAATTGCCTGTTGGTCAGTACAAAATCAGCAGTCAAAATAAATTTGTTGCTCTTATTAATCATCGAAAAGGTGTAGAATTAGAATACAACAACTGCCACCAATTTGCTTTTGATAATCGTCCTTCTTTTGAGGTCAAACTAAATCACGCTGACCAATACGATTTATCTCAATTATCACTAAAAGCAATTATAACTTATAAGCATCATTTGGATGGCTCTCCTTTGAAAAAAGAGGTCACTACCCTCGAAGCCTTTCAGTCAACAGGAGAAGGTGTGTATACTTTGCGCCCTACAAAACTTCTAGAAAATGGTGTTTACAATATTGTTATACAAGCACAGCATCCTGACTTTCAGAAATCATTGGTAACTGGATTTGTTGTCAATATAAAAAAATCCATTCCTGCTAAAAAAACAAGCACCACACTTTCAGCATTATCTATTTATCCCAATCCTGCAAAAGATTTTATTCAAGTTGCTTTTGAAAACAGCCAAGAAGCACAATTGAATATATATGATATTAATGGTAGAGTTGTGCACCAATACAACTGCACAGCAATTGGACAACAGCAAATCCAATTCGATTTGAACGAATTAAAACTAAGCCAAGGTACTTATTTCTTAGAAGTTCAAATGGGAGAAGAAAAAATGACAGAGATATTTGTAAAAATGTAA
- a CDS encoding urocanate hydratase: MNAIDHLTDFQQAILAGIPSDLPPIKALDNTVSHAPKRKDILTEEEKKLAIRNALRYFPKEQHRVLAPEFAQELEVYGRIYMHRFRPDYEMYARPIQDYPCQSQQAAAIMLMIQNNLDPAVAQHPHELITYGGNGGVFSNWGQYLLTMQYLATMTDEQTLVMYSGHPLGLFPSHKDAPRVVVTNGLMIPNYSKPDDWEKFNALGVTQYGQMTAGSYMYIGPQGIVHGTTITVLNGCRKIDDKGTTGKLFVTAGLGGMSGAQPKAGNIAGVISVTAEVNPAATYKRHEQGWVDEVISDLDELCARVRQAKEKKEVVSIAYDGNVVDVWEKFEAEGIYVDLGSDQTSLHNPWAGGYYPADLSYEEANELMVSDPDAFKEKVQETLRRHATAINKHTEKGTYFFDYGNAFLLEASRAGADVMAANGVDFKYPSYVQDIMGPMCFDYGFGPFRWVCASGTKEDLQMTDKIAAEVIESLLDNAPDDIRQQMEDNLHWIKQAEENKMVVGSQARILYADSEGRIRIAEAFNQAIKDGRLSGPVVLGRDHHDVSGTDSPYRETSNIYDGSQFTADMAVQNFVGDAFRGATWISLHNGGGVGWGEVMNGGFGMLLDGTEAADRRLKSMLFWDVNNGIARRNWARNEGAVTAIQRAMDLNPNLKVTLPNVADDALIEGLF; the protein is encoded by the coding sequence ATGAATGCGATTGACCATTTGACGGACTTTCAACAAGCAATTTTAGCAGGAATTCCAAGTGATTTGCCACCAATTAAAGCGTTAGACAATACCGTAAGCCACGCTCCTAAACGCAAAGATATTTTGACGGAAGAAGAAAAAAAATTGGCGATACGCAATGCATTGCGCTATTTTCCAAAAGAACAACACCGTGTATTAGCACCTGAGTTTGCCCAAGAATTAGAGGTATATGGAAGAATCTATATGCATCGATTTCGTCCAGATTACGAGATGTATGCTAGACCGATTCAAGATTATCCTTGCCAAAGCCAGCAAGCGGCAGCTATTATGTTGATGATTCAAAATAACTTGGATCCTGCTGTTGCGCAGCATCCGCATGAATTGATTACCTATGGAGGAAATGGTGGCGTTTTTTCAAATTGGGGGCAGTATTTATTGACCATGCAGTATTTGGCAACGATGACGGATGAACAAACTTTGGTTATGTATTCGGGGCACCCTTTGGGATTGTTTCCTTCTCACAAAGATGCTCCAAGAGTAGTCGTGACCAATGGTCTAATGATTCCTAACTACTCTAAGCCAGATGATTGGGAGAAGTTTAATGCGTTAGGGGTTACTCAATATGGACAAATGACAGCGGGGTCTTACATGTATATCGGACCACAAGGAATTGTCCACGGAACAACAATCACGGTTTTAAATGGTTGCCGAAAAATTGACGACAAAGGAACGACTGGAAAATTATTTGTTACAGCAGGCTTAGGCGGTATGTCGGGAGCCCAGCCCAAAGCTGGAAATATAGCAGGCGTGATTTCGGTAACAGCAGAGGTAAATCCAGCAGCGACTTACAAGCGCCACGAGCAAGGATGGGTCGATGAAGTAATTAGTGATTTGGATGAATTGTGTGCTAGAGTACGTCAAGCAAAAGAAAAGAAAGAAGTGGTGTCCATTGCTTATGATGGCAATGTGGTTGATGTTTGGGAGAAGTTTGAAGCAGAAGGCATCTATGTCGATTTGGGATCGGATCAAACCTCTTTGCACAATCCTTGGGCTGGTGGGTATTATCCAGCAGACCTAAGTTATGAGGAAGCCAATGAATTAATGGTTTCAGACCCAGATGCTTTTAAAGAAAAGGTACAAGAGACGTTGCGTCGCCATGCCACAGCCATTAATAAACACACCGAAAAGGGAACTTACTTTTTTGATTATGGAAATGCTTTCTTGTTAGAAGCTTCTCGTGCAGGAGCAGATGTAATGGCAGCAAACGGAGTTGATTTTAAGTATCCTTCTTATGTGCAAGATATCATGGGACCGATGTGTTTTGATTATGGATTTGGACCATTCCGTTGGGTATGTGCTTCTGGAACAAAAGAAGACTTGCAAATGACCGATAAAATTGCAGCAGAAGTTATTGAATCATTGTTAGACAATGCACCTGATGATATTCGCCAGCAAATGGAAGACAATTTGCATTGGATAAAGCAGGCAGAAGAGAACAAAATGGTCGTTGGGTCACAAGCTCGTATTTTGTATGCAGATAGCGAAGGGCGCATCCGTATTGCAGAAGCCTTTAACCAAGCCATCAAAGACGGTCGGTTATCTGGTCCTGTTGTCTTAGGAAGAGACCATCACGATGTTTCTGGAACGGACTCTCCTTATCGAGAGACTTCTAATATCTATGATGGTTCTCAATTTACAGCAGATATGGCGGTGCAAAATTTTGTTGGGGATGCTTTTAGAGGAGCAACTTGGATTTCGCTACACAATGGTGGTGGCGTTGGCTGGGGAGAAGTGATGAATGGTGGTTTTGGAATGTTGTTGGATGGCACAGAAGCAGCTGACCGTCGACTTAAGTCCATGTTGTTTTGGGATGTTAATAATGGAATTGCTCGTCGAAATTGGGCTAGAAATGAAGGTGCCGTAACTGCTATTCAACGTGCTATGGATTTAAATCCAAACTTAAAAGTTACATTGCCCAATGTAGCTGATGATGCCTTAATAGAAGGGTTATTTTAA